In Chryseobacterium lactis, a single genomic region encodes these proteins:
- a CDS encoding PRTRC system ThiF family protein — protein MNQEKTKMHFTDNYLLAPTNPITVNLVGAGGTGSKVLTGLMEINESLLALGHTGLQVRLWDDDIVTSANLGRQRFFDCEVGLPKSVALINRINRCTGANWKAETVKFEKDKFGKMPKQSNATITITCVDTVQARFGVAEILTSVNGQRNHVRDSPKYWLDYGNSKHTGQVILSTVGNIVQPESEKYIPVNNLPFVTQEYGELLMQSERDDNTPSCSLAEALEQQDLFINASLAQMGCKLLWSLFRFGMTKYRGLFHNLEDFRTSPILID, from the coding sequence ATGAATCAGGAGAAAACAAAAATGCATTTTACAGATAACTACCTGTTAGCCCCGACAAACCCGATCACTGTCAATTTGGTGGGAGCAGGCGGAACAGGCTCAAAGGTACTGACTGGATTGATGGAAATCAATGAAAGCCTATTGGCACTAGGACATACTGGTCTGCAGGTCAGGCTATGGGATGATGATATTGTCACATCCGCAAATTTGGGGAGACAGCGTTTTTTTGACTGTGAGGTCGGATTGCCGAAGTCCGTGGCTCTTATTAACCGTATTAACCGTTGCACGGGGGCTAACTGGAAAGCCGAGACGGTCAAATTTGAAAAGGATAAGTTTGGAAAAATGCCCAAACAATCTAATGCGACAATTACGATTACCTGTGTCGATACGGTACAGGCAAGATTTGGAGTTGCCGAAATACTCACATCGGTTAACGGGCAGCGTAACCATGTTCGGGATTCGCCCAAATATTGGTTGGATTATGGCAATAGTAAACATACAGGGCAGGTTATCCTTTCCACAGTGGGTAACATCGTACAACCGGAATCTGAAAAATATATTCCTGTGAACAACCTGCCATTTGTGACCCAAGAATATGGCGAACTGCTGATGCAGTCAGAACGGGACGACAATACGCCAAGCTGTTCCCTTGCAGAAGCACTTGAACAGCAAGACCTCTTTATTAACGCTTCCTTAGCGCAGATGGGATGCAAGTTACTGTGGAGTTTATTCAGGTTCGGAATGACTAAGTACAGGGGATTATTCCATAATCTTGAAGATTTCAGGACTAGCCCGATATTGATAGACTGA
- a CDS encoding PRTRC system protein B, with amino-acid sequence MKNNNIDITQDFDNKLYYPKCALVLYESQGLDPDVYVEHFDMDGNGNPINAHPLTVMEADILAKTLMLEHEKESAFLKPKSVLPSNVLSLDPNTEKGTVIWHTKAQQRELFFVESLGIPNGKAYVPPMLWKASKSSLTVFALKNNRRPTLKSQLYHCPFFNIYADGKVCLGTIKIDIKNTTSVEDFMKAWEHYFFHSYFSHALVTGGQSKENSVTLWKRLIKQGTIFPIEVLMPHKLTLKNILL; translated from the coding sequence ATGAAAAACAATAACATAGACATTACGCAGGATTTTGACAATAAGCTTTATTATCCCAAATGTGCATTGGTGCTTTATGAATCACAGGGACTTGACCCTGATGTATATGTAGAACATTTTGATATGGACGGTAACGGAAACCCGATAAACGCCCATCCCCTGACAGTGATGGAAGCCGATATTCTGGCGAAAACGCTAATGCTCGAACACGAAAAAGAAAGCGCATTTTTAAAACCTAAATCTGTCCTTCCGAGCAATGTTTTGAGCCTTGACCCGAACACCGAAAAAGGAACAGTGATCTGGCATACCAAAGCACAGCAAAGAGAACTGTTTTTTGTCGAAAGTCTAGGGATTCCAAACGGCAAAGCCTATGTTCCGCCTATGCTGTGGAAGGCTAGCAAATCCAGTCTCACGGTATTTGCGCTTAAAAACAATAGAAGACCAACTTTAAAGTCACAGCTTTACCATTGCCCTTTTTTCAATATATACGCTGACGGAAAAGTATGTTTGGGAACAATAAAAATAGACATTAAAAATACGACTTCGGTAGAGGATTTTATGAAAGCATGGGAACACTATTTCTTCCACAGTTATTTTAGCCATGCCCTTGTTACAGGAGGACAGAGCAAAGAAAATTCCGTGACACTATGGAAAAGGCTGATAAAACAGGGAACGATTTTTCCAATAGAGGTGCTAATGCCCCATAAATTAACCCTTAAAAATATATTGCTATGA
- a CDS encoding DUF1281 family ferredoxin-like fold protein, protein MANWCNNTLVFVGTPGAIEQITVLFNTIAQMGQQIDFEKLPDFLGGTEDHFFCYISYNHDGMVEYETRWTPNIQAVVRIAKHYNVDFTLGYQEISNCLYGMATYANGILKTICLDPMDFGRF, encoded by the coding sequence ATGGCAAATTGGTGTAATAACACGCTTGTCTTCGTGGGAACTCCCGGAGCTATCGAGCAGATAACAGTCCTATTTAACACAATAGCACAAATGGGACAGCAGATAGATTTTGAAAAACTGCCTGATTTTCTAGGCGGTACGGAAGATCATTTTTTCTGCTATATAAGCTATAACCATGACGGTATGGTGGAATATGAAACGAGATGGACACCCAACATACAAGCTGTGGTGCGGATAGCAAAGCATTATAATGTTGATTTTACACTGGGCTATCAGGAAATAAGCAATTGTCTATATGGCATGGCAACCTATGCTAACGGTATTCTCAAAACTATCTGTTTAGACCCAATGGATTTTGGCAGATTCTAA
- a CDS encoding PAS domain-containing sensor histidine kinase has protein sequence MAQPENVEDLRIELESLKYRVKELTDFIENGSMPLHWVNGDGIIIWANQAELDLLGYTKEEYIGFPIQNFHADSDIISELLVKLSNNETVQDFPASLLSKNGDVKYVRISSNVLIEDGKFIHTRCFTRDVTELVKEEKRKNELHHLLAESAERLRLAISASNLGIWELDLITGNIQISDELRQMLEIPIEVDAGGLLKDYIYPEDKEKVESHISDVKYRDNGEFDIIFRFLKSNAIPVWIRVQGIIQKQVSEGLHRVVGCVLDITDLKNSEEYHSKLVAIVNSSFDAIISKTLNGVVSTWNSSAETIFGYSADEMIGQPIIKIIPEERLGEEDYILEKLRAGESINHFETQRLTKSGKLLDVSLTISPIKNANGEIMGISKIARDISEKKQEERRKNDFVSMVSHELKTPLTSILLSSQAMQRGFKNNNLEIGRNLSVGIENQAKRMTSMIQDFLNLAKIEEGKIRMHFEYFQILGLLQEIVSEARYISEKHIIKIQCNSSHEVLADRDKIGQVLTNLLTNAIKYSPEGGTIVLGCEKISNASLRIFVSDEGVGISNADQKELFKRFFRVERKELANISGFGIGLYIVAEILHYHNSIISVESEEGKGSTFQFVLENKD, from the coding sequence ATGGCCCAACCTGAAAATGTAGAGGATCTGAGAATCGAATTAGAATCGCTAAAATATCGTGTGAAAGAGCTGACGGATTTTATCGAAAACGGAAGTATGCCCCTTCACTGGGTAAATGGGGACGGTATTATTATCTGGGCAAACCAGGCCGAACTCGATCTTCTGGGATATACCAAAGAAGAATATATTGGTTTTCCGATCCAGAATTTTCATGCCGATAGTGATATAATTTCGGAGCTATTGGTTAAACTTTCCAATAATGAAACGGTACAGGATTTTCCGGCCAGTCTACTGTCCAAAAATGGGGATGTCAAATATGTCAGAATCAGTTCAAATGTACTGATAGAGGACGGAAAATTTATCCATACGCGATGTTTCACCAGAGATGTAACCGAGCTGGTCAAAGAAGAAAAACGCAAGAACGAACTTCACCATCTACTTGCGGAAAGTGCGGAACGTTTACGGCTTGCGATTTCAGCATCTAACTTGGGTATATGGGAATTAGATTTAATTACCGGAAATATCCAAATTTCAGATGAACTTCGGCAGATGCTTGAAATCCCGATAGAAGTTGATGCAGGTGGTCTGCTTAAAGATTATATTTACCCGGAAGATAAAGAAAAGGTGGAATCCCATATTTCAGATGTGAAATATAGGGATAACGGTGAGTTTGATATTATTTTTAGATTTTTAAAATCGAATGCTATTCCTGTCTGGATCAGGGTGCAGGGAATTATACAGAAACAAGTAAGCGAAGGTTTACACAGGGTCGTCGGCTGCGTACTTGATATTACAGATCTAAAAAATTCAGAAGAGTACCATTCAAAACTTGTGGCCATAGTGAACTCTTCTTTTGATGCCATCATAAGTAAAACATTGAATGGAGTTGTCAGTACCTGGAACAGTTCTGCAGAAACAATATTCGGTTACAGTGCCGATGAAATGATCGGTCAGCCGATCATAAAGATAATCCCTGAAGAGCGCTTGGGGGAAGAAGATTATATCTTGGAAAAACTCAGGGCTGGGGAATCCATAAATCATTTTGAAACGCAGAGGCTGACAAAATCTGGTAAACTATTAGATGTGTCCCTGACAATATCACCCATTAAGAACGCCAATGGTGAAATCATGGGAATATCCAAAATAGCCAGGGATATTTCGGAAAAAAAACAGGAAGAAAGAAGGAAAAATGATTTTGTTTCAATGGTGAGCCATGAGCTTAAAACACCGCTTACTTCCATATTATTAAGTTCTCAGGCCATGCAAAGAGGTTTTAAGAATAATAATTTGGAAATAGGAAGAAACTTGTCAGTCGGGATCGAAAATCAGGCGAAACGGATGACTTCGATGATTCAGGATTTTCTGAACCTCGCAAAGATCGAGGAGGGTAAAATCAGGATGCATTTTGAATATTTTCAAATTTTAGGTTTGTTGCAGGAGATCGTATCGGAGGCAAGATATATCAGCGAAAAGCATATAATAAAGATTCAATGTAATTCCTCTCATGAAGTGCTTGCCGACCGAGATAAAATCGGTCAGGTCTTAACAAATCTTTTGACCAATGCCATAAAATATTCCCCCGAAGGCGGAACTATTGTGTTAGGCTGTGAGAAAATCAGTAATGCTTCTTTAAGGATTTTTGTCAGTGATGAAGGTGTCGGAATAAGTAATGCAGATCAGAAAGAACTTTTTAAAAGATTCTTTAGGGTCGAAAGGAAGGAACTTGCGAATATTTCCGGCTTTGGTATCGGCCTTTATATTGTCGCAGAGATATTGCATTATCACAATTCAATTATAAGTGTGGAAAGTGAAGAAGGTAAAGGTTCTACCTTTCAGTTTGTGTTGGAAAACAAAGATTAA
- a CDS encoding aldo/keto reductase — translation MQYRSLGKNGPKVSAVSIGTRSMTPNRDIDSTESSRIIKVLETAIEKGINFINTADFYSMGLNEMQIGKAIKGKRDKVFLSVKTGLRRSPTGDYLGLDCTPSSIKNFCNYSLTRLGVEVIDLYQPARIDPNVPLEDTVGAIADLIKEGKVRYLGMSEVNARQLKIANEIYPVSALEIEYSLATRFIEHEILPMARSLEISVIPYSVLYYGLLTGDINGPFSKSDYRSTLPRFNSENLTANLEIIDFLKDFSAQKGYSPSQIAVAWLLNQGNDIIPIIGMGCPERVSDNLKALEIKFTNEELLFLDSTFSMGAIKGDRYPETLKSIIPS, via the coding sequence ATGCAGTATAGATCTTTGGGAAAAAATGGGCCAAAAGTTTCTGCAGTATCCATTGGTACACGCAGTATGACACCAAATAGGGATATTGATTCCACGGAAAGTTCAAGAATAATTAAAGTGTTAGAAACAGCAATAGAAAAGGGCATTAATTTCATAAATACCGCTGATTTTTACAGTATGGGCTTAAATGAAATGCAGATCGGAAAAGCCATAAAAGGAAAGAGAGACAAAGTTTTTCTCAGTGTAAAAACTGGACTCAGAAGATCTCCGACAGGAGATTATCTCGGTCTTGACTGTACTCCATCTTCGATCAAGAATTTTTGCAACTATTCCCTGACCAGATTGGGTGTTGAGGTCATTGATCTCTACCAGCCCGCACGCATAGACCCCAATGTTCCGTTAGAGGATACCGTAGGAGCAATTGCAGACCTTATTAAAGAAGGAAAAGTCCGATACCTTGGTATGTCAGAGGTAAATGCCCGGCAGCTTAAGATTGCGAATGAAATATATCCGGTTTCCGCACTTGAAATTGAATATTCACTGGCTACCAGATTCATTGAGCATGAAATTTTACCTATGGCAAGGTCTTTGGAAATTTCAGTGATACCCTATTCAGTTCTCTATTATGGTCTCCTTACAGGCGATATTAATGGCCCGTTTTCTAAATCTGATTACAGAAGCACCCTGCCTAGATTCAACAGCGAAAATCTTACGGCAAATCTGGAAATCATTGACTTTCTAAAAGACTTTAGTGCCCAAAAAGGATATAGCCCCAGCCAGATAGCAGTTGCATGGTTGCTCAATCAGGGAAATGATATTATACCTATCATCGGAATGGGATGTCCTGAGAGAGTGTCGGATAACCTGAAAGCACTTGAAATAAAATTTACCAATGAAGAGCTTCTGTTTTTGGACAGCACTTTTTCAATGGGTGCTATTAAAGGCGACCGTTATCCTGAAACACTTAAATCAATAATTCCGTCCTAA
- a CDS encoding SOS response-associated peptidase — protein sequence MCYYNGQRVSRAEFIRLMDLEKAVVNYDFLNQDLHEGFNYGKIAVLRPSEDKCNFEIVQMEWGFIPSYIKNRDAVQKMRFGYKDSLGKWHQPYTTLNAKGEELLLIDENSGKEKMFRKAALDRRCLILSSEFYEWRHIYRLNKKTNQPLKTADKYPYHIGLKDKEYFFIAAIWQNWIDKETGETIDCVALVTTEANSLMRQIHNSKKRMPTMLPDDLAWEWMMEDLDEKRITELATYQINPTEMVAYTVEKEFKTTGTPSKAFVYDEIPDLSYEV from the coding sequence ATGTGTTATTATAACGGACAACGTGTTTCAAGAGCTGAGTTCATTCGTTTAATGGACTTGGAAAAAGCGGTTGTGAATTATGATTTTTTAAATCAGGATCTGCACGAGGGTTTTAATTATGGAAAGATAGCGGTTCTGCGTCCTTCCGAAGACAAATGTAATTTTGAAATTGTGCAAATGGAATGGGGTTTCATCCCTTCTTATATTAAAAATCGCGATGCGGTTCAAAAGATGCGTTTTGGATACAAAGACTCCCTGGGTAAGTGGCATCAACCCTATACAACACTTAACGCTAAAGGAGAAGAGCTTCTGCTGATCGATGAAAATTCGGGCAAGGAAAAAATGTTTCGCAAAGCTGCACTTGATCGAAGATGCCTTATCCTGTCTAGTGAATTCTACGAATGGCGACACATTTATCGTCTGAACAAAAAGACAAACCAGCCTTTAAAAACAGCAGATAAATATCCTTACCATATTGGTTTAAAGGACAAAGAGTATTTTTTTATTGCAGCGATATGGCAAAACTGGATTGATAAGGAAACCGGAGAAACAATTGACTGCGTAGCCCTGGTAACAACAGAAGCAAATAGCTTAATGAGACAAATTCATAATTCAAAAAAACGTATGCCAACAATGTTGCCTGATGACCTTGCCTGGGAATGGATGATGGAAGATCTGGATGAAAAAAGAATTACTGAGCTGGCAACCTATCAGATAAATCCTACTGAAATGGTCGCTTATACGGTTGAAAAAGAATTTAAAACAACCGGTACTCCTTCAAAGGCTTTCGTTTACGATGAGATCCCTGATCTTTCTTATGAAGTCTAA
- a CDS encoding antirestriction protein ArdA yields MSTIQIDITQASIYVGTYAKYNDGSIFGKWLKLSDYADRGEFYDACAELHSDEEDPEFMFQDYEHIPKGLIGESWLCENTFEVLEALGNLDDNDLEAFLIWCDNDHKDFSKSDIDELISDFKDDYVAHYDSEEDFARELVEGRSDLSDFAKEYFDYEAYARDLFCGSYWSQDGHVFYN; encoded by the coding sequence ATGTCAACAATTCAAATAGATATAACACAGGCTAGTATTTACGTAGGAACATACGCTAAATATAACGATGGGTCAATTTTCGGAAAATGGCTAAAACTGTCCGATTATGCAGATAGGGGCGAGTTTTACGATGCCTGCGCCGAGTTGCACAGTGACGAGGAAGACCCAGAGTTTATGTTTCAGGATTACGAACATATACCCAAAGGCTTAATAGGCGAATCATGGTTATGTGAAAACACTTTTGAAGTACTGGAAGCCCTCGGAAATCTTGACGATAACGATCTTGAAGCATTTTTAATCTGGTGTGACAATGATCACAAAGACTTTTCCAAAAGTGACATTGACGAGCTTATCAGTGATTTTAAAGATGATTATGTAGCCCATTACGACAGTGAGGAGGATTTTGCACGGGAACTGGTAGAAGGTCGTTCAGATCTCAGCGATTTTGCGAAAGAGTATTTTGATTATGAAGCCTACGCAAGGGATCTTTTCTGCGGAAGCTATTGGAGCCAGGACGGACACGTATTCTATAACTAA
- a CDS encoding PRTRC system protein C has protein sequence MLLSVELARVFVLMDKGLKIILDDPEPRWGVDAVMNFYANTYPILTTSKVSAPVIKDDSVVYTFESVMGTKG, from the coding sequence ATGTTATTGAGCGTTGAATTAGCGAGAGTGTTTGTTCTCATGGACAAGGGATTGAAAATAATCCTTGACGACCCCGAACCACGTTGGGGCGTGGATGCAGTGATGAATTTTTATGCGAATACTTATCCCATTTTGACGACTTCAAAGGTTTCTGCGCCAGTAATTAAGGATGATTCTGTCGTATACACTTTTGAAAGTGTGATGGGTACGAAGGGTTAA
- a CDS encoding PRTRC system protein E: protein MEANFFKQIAKMDLQSKVTLTIAKATEDKIVVSILVQNDGCGDKAKYIIPPLNLKGTAEELDAEFFSHIKKPIESASGLMSNMEAFMKQMEEAKKQSAMEKEKADKAKKEKDVKIKKYNDAMAKAEALEKEGKFKEAWTALPKASEYPDHAETIGQKQNLYQSHFAGDLFASPQNQNEEPLAEVNV, encoded by the coding sequence ATGGAAGCGAATTTTTTTAAACAGATAGCAAAAATGGACTTGCAGAGCAAAGTAACGCTTACGATTGCCAAAGCAACAGAAGATAAAATAGTTGTCTCTATTTTGGTGCAGAATGACGGATGTGGAGATAAAGCAAAGTATATAATCCCCCCACTTAATCTCAAAGGAACGGCAGAAGAACTGGACGCTGAATTTTTCTCACATATCAAAAAACCGATTGAATCCGCTTCGGGGCTTATGTCCAATATGGAAGCTTTTATGAAGCAGATGGAGGAAGCAAAAAAACAGTCCGCTATGGAGAAAGAAAAAGCGGACAAGGCGAAAAAGGAAAAGGATGTGAAGATTAAAAAGTACAACGATGCAATGGCGAAAGCCGAAGCACTTGAAAAAGAGGGAAAATTCAAAGAAGCATGGACTGCGTTACCAAAGGCTTCCGAATATCCCGACCATGCCGAAACAATAGGTCAGAAGCAAAATTTGTATCAGTCCCACTTTGCAGGTGATCTTTTTGCCTCACCACAGAACCAAAATGAAGAGCCATTGGCAGAAGTGAATGTTTAA
- a CDS encoding single-stranded DNA-binding protein yields MNITAKITRTAEVRTTSNGKEVVNFGVAIRHTFRNKEGEKISQPTFFDCAYWRTPNIAPYLTKGTIVELSGRVSPRAWIDKEGNLKAGLNFHVTDIVFHGGDGKQGGETVKKETVKTGNSTSVFAGDNDDDLPF; encoded by the coding sequence ATGAACATCACCGCAAAAATCACAAGAACAGCAGAAGTTAGAACAACTTCAAACGGCAAAGAGGTAGTAAATTTTGGCGTAGCGATTAGGCACACCTTCCGAAACAAAGAAGGCGAAAAAATCAGTCAGCCAACTTTTTTTGACTGTGCCTACTGGAGAACTCCAAACATTGCCCCATACCTGACTAAAGGCACTATTGTAGAACTTTCGGGAAGGGTCAGCCCTAGAGCGTGGATAGACAAAGAAGGCAACCTAAAGGCAGGACTGAATTTTCACGTAACAGACATAGTTTTTCACGGTGGGGATGGAAAACAGGGGGGAGAAACAGTAAAAAAGGAAACTGTAAAAACTGGCAACTCTACATCCGTATTTGCGGGGGACAATGACGATGATCTACCATTTTAA